The window TCTCTTTCTTCAACTGGTGGATGTTCAGTGCCTTTATTGGTGGCCTCTTAGCCACACTAGGCCTTGTCTATATTCAGGAGAATCTGGGATGGGCCTTAGGCTACGGAATCCCCACTGTGGGTCTCCTTTTATCACTTTTTGTCTTCTACTTGGGTACTCCTCGTTACAGGCACAAGTTCAGGAAATGCAAGAGCCCTGCCAGATCCCTGCTCCGGGTCCCAGCTGCTGCATTCGCTAACCGCAAACTTGACTTACCCCAAGACCCCTCCAAGCTTCATGAGCTCGATGTTCAACATTATATTACCACTGGGGAACGCCAAGTTCATCATACTCCCGTATTTAGGTAAGAAAAAACTGGTTTTTTCTACATCAATAtgaaaataccctttatttcaTTTCATCCAAATAAtacactttttcatcaaacaagctcttggtTGGTTTCAGGAAATTAGACATATTATACTGTATAGTCTACATAGCTAGCTAACTATATGGTTGACCGGGAAATGATATTTActgattataaaattttgaatggaGATTCAAGAATTCTAATCATTACTTTTGAATTGGCTACAAATGCTCCCTATTAGTCTTGAcccttgtttgatattgggttattgagtaatgattatttagaagaaaataaatataaagtacagtattcttaatattattattacttcatcatataataaaaagaagaagaagaagatcatgATGGGTAGTATGGGTAAGGCCCACTTATATTTGAAGATAAGCCTTCTCCTATATTGTCCTAAGCCAAATGACAACACTCACTGGTTATCTAATTTGCATATATTCACCAATCACAACTTATATTTATGGTTTGGTTGTCAGAATTAGGACCCACACGTCTCATGGTCGGTCGCCCATTTTGTAAATGGTTTGACATTTTCTTCCATTACCCACTTTCTGGTTTCAGTGGTTGAACAATTGATGcttcttttttttaactttctttctttttgtaataTACCTAATAATCATTTCTTCTAGATTTTGCTTGCTCAATGATGCCATATGAATTAGTTTTGCTTATTATGTTGGTCAAACATGATGATAATACACTAGATATGATTGAGCCATCTAGAAACAATAGATATGAACTTGTTCTAATTAGAAACATTGATCTACGTCCAGGTTTTTGGACAAGGCAGCAATCAAAGACACGAGAAGAATCCCATGCACAGTAACCCAAGTGGAAGCGGCAAAGCTAGTCCTGGGAATGTCAATGATATGGCTAGTAACCTTAATCCCCAGCACCATATGGGCCCAAATCAACACCCTCTTCGTAAAACAAGGCACCACTCTGGACCGTCGTCTCAGCTCCAACTTCCAAATACCAGCAGCCTCACTTAGCAGCTTCGTGATCATCTCCATGTTAATCTCAGTCCCCATTTACGACCGTTACTTCGTCCCATTCATGAGCCGCAAGACAGGGAACCCACACGGGATCACCCTCCTGCAGCGTCTGGGCATCGGCTTCGTCCTCCAAATCGCTGCCATTGCGGCAGCATACGCAGTGGAGGTGAGGAGAATGCGGGTGATAAGGACGAACGGGATAGTAGGTCCTACAGAGGAGGTGCCCATGAGCATATTCTGGTTGATGCCACAATACGTTCTGTTGGGAGTGGGAGATGTGTTCAATGCGATCGGTCTGATGGAATTCTTTTACTACCAGTCACCGGAGGATATGCAGAGCATAGGAA is drawn from Impatiens glandulifera chromosome 3, dImpGla2.1, whole genome shotgun sequence and contains these coding sequences:
- the LOC124931030 gene encoding protein NRT1/ PTR FAMILY 5.1, whose translation is MEAKDDYTKDGTVDLRGQPVLASKTGKWKACSFLVGYEAFERMAFYGIASNLVVYLTTQLHEDTVSSVTNVNNWSGAVWMTPIIGAYIADSYLGRFWTFTLSSLIYVVGMVLLTMAVSIKFLKPTCSNGICNKATSSQTSFFYAALYIIAIGAGGTKPNISTFGADQFDDFNPHEKKLKISFFNWWMFSAFIGGLLATLGLVYIQENLGWALGYGIPTVGLLLSLFVFYLGTPRYRHKFRKCKSPARSLLRVPAAAFANRKLDLPQDPSKLHELDVQHYITTGERQVHHTPVFRFLDKAAIKDTRRIPCTVTQVEAAKLVLGMSMIWLVTLIPSTIWAQINTLFVKQGTTLDRRLSSNFQIPAASLSSFVIISMLISVPIYDRYFVPFMSRKTGNPHGITLLQRLGIGFVLQIAAIAAAYAVEVRRMRVIRTNGIVGPTEEVPMSIFWLMPQYVLLGVGDVFNAIGLMEFFYYQSPEDMQSIGTTFFTSGIGVGNFLNSLLVIMVDKVTGRGGGGKSWIGKNLNDSHLDYYYGFLLVISSLNICAFVWASSKYVYKRESTLGIGFERMMMEQGSSSSSSAMDTSKLDLQV